One window of Mauremys reevesii isolate NIE-2019 linkage group 4, ASM1616193v1, whole genome shotgun sequence genomic DNA carries:
- the LOC120403322 gene encoding serine protease 33-like: protein MGVLSCPLAALLLLPLLEGAEEFQSTCGQSVASGRIVGGQDAQNGAWPWQASIRYNGGHICGGSLITGEWVVSAAHCFSLSSTLTAYSVSLGRFQLNSQSANAFTSAVSQIIIHSDYNPISFASDIALVRLRTPLHYTAYILPVCLPDPSDSITNGTLCWVTGWGNVQTDESLPAPRTLQEVQVSLIDVETCNDLYSKPLTGSPGSHPIQDGMVCAGYPEGGKDSCQGDSGGPLVCSQADSWFLIGIVSFGDGCALPYRPGVYTLVSAYSDWIQQQLPSVESGVVNVTIRSHPNAGYTPASTPLLLGTLLLASAAPGMGPLLGF, encoded by the exons ATGGGTGTTCTCAGCTGCCCGCTggccgccctgctgctgctgccactgctggaGG GTGCTGAGGAGTTCCAGTCAA CCTGCGGGCAGTCGGTGGCCTCCGGCCGCATTGTAGGAGGGCAggatgcccagaacggggcttGGCCCTGGCAGGCCAGCATCCGATACAACGGAGGCCACATCTGCGGAGGGTCCCTCATCACCGGGGAATGGGTGGTGTCTGCGGCTCATTGCTTCAGTCT GAGTTCGACCCTCACTGCTTACTCTGTTTCCCTTGGGAGATTCCAGCTGAATAGCCAGAGCGCAAACGCCTTCACTTCTGCTGTGTCACAGATCATAATCCACAGCGACTACAACCCCATCAGCTTTGCCTCAGACATAGCCCTGGTGCGCCTACGCACGCCCCTTCACTACACCGCCTACATCCTCCCCGTCTGCCTTCCAGACCCCAGTGATTCCATCACGAATGGCACCCTGTGCTGGGTCACCGGCTGGGGGAACGTCCAGACAGATG AAAGTCTCCCTGCTCCCCGCACTCTGCAGGAGGTTCAGGTCTCACTCATAGATGTCGAGACGTGCAATGACCTCTATAGCAAACCTCTCACAGGGTCCCCGGGGTCGCACCCCATCCAAGACGGCATGGTGTGCGCTGGCTACCCCGAAGGAGGGAAGGACTCCTGCCAG ggggaTTCTGGGGGACCCCTCGTTTGCTCGCAGGCTGACTCCTGGTTCCTGATCGGCATTGTGAGCTTCGGAGACGGCTGTGCCCTCCCGTACCGTCCTGGGGTCTATACCCTGGTCTCGGCCTACTCTGACTggatccagcagcagctccccagtgTGGAATCCGGGGTGGTGAATGTCACCATTAGGAGTCATCCCAATGCCGGCTACACTCCAGCGTCCACCCCCCTGCTTCTCGGCACCCTCCTGCTGGCCAGCGCTGCCCCGGGGATGGGGCCACTGCTTGGTTTCTGA
- the LOC120404109 gene encoding serine protease 33-like, with amino-acid sequence MCATEFQSTCGQTVASGRIVGGQDAQNGAWPWQASIRYSGVHICGGSLITGEWVVSAAHCFNRSLLLTAYSVSLGRFQLNLQSANAFTSAVSQIIIHSDYNPTSHASDIALVRLRTPLQYTAYILPVCLPDPSDSIANGTPCWVTGWGKVQTDESLPAPRTLQEVQVSLIDVETCNDLYSKPITGSPGTRPIQAGMVCAGYPEGGKDSCQVNGFRDIPGDPGAQGCDWRGLQAGSWFLIGIVSWGIECGLPYRPGVYTRVSAYSDWIQQQLPSVEFGVVNVTISPQPNAGYTPVPTPLLLGTLLLASAAPGMGPLLSKLLN; translated from the exons atgt GTGCTACAGAGTTCCAGTCAA CCTGCGGGCAGACGGTGGCCTCCGGCCGCATTGTAGGAGGGCAggatgcccagaacggggcttGGCCCTGGCAGGCCAGCATCCGATACAGCGGAGTCCACATCTGCGGAGGGTCCCTCATCACCGGGGAATGGGTGGTGTCTGCGGCTCATTGCTTCAATCG GAGTCTGCTCCTCACTGCTTACTCTGTTTCCCTTGGGAGATTCCAGCTGAATCTCCAGAGCGCAAACGCCTTCACCTCTGCTGTGTCACAGATCATAATCCACAGTGACTACAACCCCACCAGCCATGCCTCAGACATAGCCCTGGTGCGCCTACGCACGCCCCTTCAGTACACCGCCTACATCCTCCCCGTCTGCCTTCCGGACCCCAGTGATTCCATCGCGAATGGCACCCCGTGCTGGGTCACCGGCTGGGGGAAGGTCCAGACGGATG AAAGTCTCCCTGCTCCCCGCACTCTGCAGGAGGTTCAGGTCTCACTCATAGATGTCGAGACGTGCAATGACCTCTATAGCAAACCCATCACAGGGTCCCCAGGGACGCGCCCCATCCAAGCCGGCATGGTGTGTGCTGGCTACCCCGAAGGAGGGAAGGACTCCTGCCAGGTGAATGGATTCAGGGACATCCCAGGAGatccaggagcccagggctgcgactggagggggctgcag GCTGGCTCCTGGTTCCTGATCGGCATCGTGAGCTGGGGAATTGAGTGTGGCCTCCCCTACCGTCCCGGGGTCTATACCCGGGTCTCGGCCTACTCCGACTggatccagcagcagctccccagtgTGGAATTTGGGGTGGTTAATGTCACCATTAGCCCTCAGCCTAATGCCGGCTACACTCCAGtgcccacccccctgctcctcggcaccctcctgctggccagtgctGCCCCGGGGATGGGGCCACTGCTTTCTAAGCTGCTAAATTAA